The DNA sequence ACATGGGAGCCAGGCGAAATTCCAATTGTCAAGCTCGCGGGGATACGCCCAACACATGCCCAAGCTCCAAACTCCCTCCATGAAAAAGCGGCCACCTCCAGAAGAGATAGCCGCAGTATGTATAAAAACAAAGTCATTGGGAGCTTCGGTCGTCCTCCGCTCCCACCTTTGGGCGAAGGTTAAACATTGGCGTAGACCCGTTCAGCCACGCGGTCCCAGACATCGCGGAACCAGAATGTGAAGGCTTCGGGATCTGCTTGAATAGCGGCGTCGATTTCCGCTCGTGTCATCCATTTGTACTCGACGACCTCTTCGGGGTTGGGGGCTGGCACACCTTCCCAATGGCCGATGATGACATGGTCCAACTCATGCTCGATCAGTCCCGTGCCGAAGTCGCAATGATAAATGAAGGAAAATACGGGTTCCAATTCACAGACGAATCCCATCTCCTCGACAAGCCGGGTCTTGGCCTCCGAAATCAGGGTTTTATCGTCCGTAGGGTGACTACAGCAGGTATTGGTCCAGAGCCCGGGCGAATGATATTTTTCCAAGGCTCTGCGCTGAAGCAGGAGCTTTTTGTCGGAATCGAAAACGAAAATGGAGAATGCCCGGTGAAGGAGCCCCTTCTCGTGGGCTTCCATTTTTTCCATGAACCCTTGCGGCTCATCTTTTTCATTTACCAGTAAGACTTGGTTGGTTGCCATAGGCGCGCGTTACAAAAGCTGGAAGAATTCCGTCAAACAAAAAATCTTGTGTTTCCGTGAATAGAAACACAAGATCGGCAAGATTGTTTAATTTTTTATAATTATTGTTCAACAATCATGTGTTTGGCTCGCTCAATGTCGACATCATCGGGATGATCGAGGTTTTCCATCAACTCAGCCAGTATCTCCATGTTGCGTTCACCTTGGCGGTAGGCATC is a window from the Pontibacter sp. G13 genome containing:
- the idi gene encoding isopentenyl-diphosphate Delta-isomerase gives rise to the protein MATNQVLLVNEKDEPQGFMEKMEAHEKGLLHRAFSIFVFDSDKKLLLQRRALEKYHSPGLWTNTCCSHPTDDKTLISEAKTRLVEEMGFVCELEPVFSFIYHCDFGTGLIEHELDHVIIGHWEGVPAPNPEEVVEYKWMTRAEIDAAIQADPEAFTFWFRDVWDRVAERVYANV